One genomic region from bacterium encodes:
- a CDS encoding UDP-glucose/GDP-mannose dehydrogenase family protein produces the protein MKIGVVGAGYVGLVAGTCLSEMGNAVIVADISERAIELLKRGEAHYYEPGIEELLERNLREGRLSFTNSTAAMVRESKVIFLAVGTPQGDDGCADLSYIDKAARDVAEALEEPKTVIIKSTVPVGTNRRVEKIFAEYAKHPVEVISNPEFLKEGAAVEDFMRPDRIVVGVRSEKGADLMRTIYSPFMRTGDRLMVMDPESAEMTKYAANAMLATRISLMNEIAKICQAVGADVNHVRRGVGSDQRIGSKFLFPGLGYGGSCFPKDIRALSHLAELHGVPPLICRAVDGVNDAQRYFFLPLIEKEFEEDLKGRTFGVWGLSFKPRTDDVREAPAIDLIRELCTRGAKVKGFDPESRETAGAAFCRLGLTEVELVERQYEAAKGVDALLICTEWSEFRSTDFDLLRETMRGRTIYDGRNLYEPKDVAEEGFAYHCIGRPFVKPAKK, from the coding sequence ATGAAAATTGGAGTCGTAGGCGCGGGCTACGTCGGTCTTGTCGCCGGAACCTGCCTGAGCGAGATGGGTAACGCCGTAATCGTCGCCGATATCAGCGAAAGGGCGATAGAGCTTCTCAAAAGGGGAGAGGCCCACTACTACGAGCCGGGCATAGAGGAGCTTCTCGAACGCAACCTCCGGGAGGGGAGGCTTTCCTTCACCAACTCCACCGCCGCAATGGTCCGCGAGTCGAAGGTTATCTTCCTCGCCGTCGGGACCCCGCAGGGCGACGACGGCTGTGCCGACCTCTCCTATATAGACAAGGCCGCCCGGGACGTGGCGGAGGCGCTGGAGGAGCCCAAGACGGTGATCATAAAGTCCACGGTCCCCGTCGGCACCAACCGCAGGGTGGAGAAGATCTTCGCCGAGTACGCGAAGCATCCCGTAGAGGTGATAAGCAACCCCGAGTTCCTGAAAGAGGGCGCGGCGGTGGAGGATTTCATGCGCCCCGACCGCATAGTCGTGGGGGTCCGGAGCGAAAAGGGTGCCGACCTCATGCGCACGATCTATTCGCCCTTCATGCGCACCGGCGACAGGCTGATGGTGATGGACCCGGAATCCGCCGAGATGACCAAATACGCGGCTAACGCCATGCTGGCCACCAGAATCAGCCTTATGAACGAGATAGCCAAGATTTGTCAGGCGGTGGGCGCGGACGTAAACCACGTAAGGAGGGGCGTCGGCTCCGACCAGCGCATAGGCAGCAAGTTCCTCTTTCCCGGCCTCGGCTACGGCGGAAGCTGTTTTCCGAAGGACATAAGGGCGCTCTCCCATCTGGCCGAGCTTCACGGCGTGCCGCCCCTCATCTGCCGCGCGGTAGACGGGGTCAACGACGCCCAGCGTTATTTCTTTTTGCCCTTGATTGAAAAGGAATTCGAGGAAGACTTAAAGGGGCGGACCTTCGGGGTCTGGGGGCTTTCCTTCAAGCCGCGCACCGACGACGTGCGCGAGGCTCCCGCCATCGACCTGATACGAGAGCTATGCACCAGAGGCGCGAAGGTGAAGGGGTTCGACCCGGAATCGAGGGAGACTGCGGGGGCGGCCTTTTGCAGGCTCGGCCTGACGGAGGTCGAGCTGGTCGAAAGACAGTACGAGGCGGCGAAGGGGGTGGACGCTCTCCTGATCTGCACCGAGTGGAGCGAGTTTCGCTCCACGGATTTCGACCTCCTCCGGGAGACGATGCGGGGCAGGACGATCTACGACGGAAGAAACCTTTACGAGCCCAAAGACGTGGCAGAAGAGGGGTTCGCCTATCACTGCATTGGAAGACCCTTCGTGAAACCGGCGAAAAAATAG